Proteins from a single region of Hymenobacter aquaticus:
- a CDS encoding pyridoxamine 5'-phosphate oxidase family protein, with product MGKQYPGINADIQTFIEQQHIFFVGTAAADGRVNISPKGQDTLRVFDANRVA from the coding sequence ATGGGCAAGCAATACCCCGGCATCAACGCCGACATTCAGACCTTCATCGAACAACAGCACATCTTCTTCGTTGGCACGGCCGCCGCGGATGGGCGCGTCAATATCTCGCCCAAGGGCCAGGACACCCTGCGCGTGTTCGATGCCAACCGGGTGGCCTGA
- a CDS encoding DUF3592 domain-containing protein has translation MAPEIQLFLWFSVGAMCLLRGNILRNKHENLARCGQKTTGIVTSVIDNSWLKLFDDQGLFHYSIRFVTADQRWISKSFTTFVDKFDSRYREGESIDIVYNQTNPEEFTVGSYANSYSPIVLMLGGLGCIGYSFWLAYLLP, from the coding sequence ATGGCCCCTGAAATTCAACTCTTCCTGTGGTTTTCTGTAGGTGCAATGTGCTTACTGCGGGGCAATATACTGCGCAATAAACATGAGAACTTAGCCCGGTGCGGTCAGAAAACCACTGGCATCGTCACTAGTGTCATTGATAATTCTTGGCTAAAGCTATTTGATGATCAAGGTCTATTCCACTACTCTATCCGTTTCGTGACTGCCGATCAACGTTGGATTTCTAAAAGCTTTACGACTTTCGTTGATAAATTTGATAGCCGCTACCGCGAAGGTGAATCTATTGACATAGTTTACAATCAGACCAATCCCGAAGAGTTTACTGTTGGCTCTTATGCTAACAGTTACAGTCCTATAGTTCTTATGCTTGGAGGCCTAGGATGCATAGGTTACTCTTTCTGGCTGGCTTATTTGCTCCCCTAG
- a CDS encoding DNA repair ATPase: MNQLETGTYEILRNRLLKSSTDLRQRLDTLNAERKQVFGAVDTRLIGTGRISTENNCVAWDMVPVGQRFIFGYNVVLGLKAEPDLADVFGVYEYAGHDFRPLGLELLQHPQFLEEFRNLYRYYKNTQFVKFAVIGVHLFMVFRVGKSASDVKTFKWLVQGDTLSYLDNRSDHEYTFPPQHEFQWKRATRDMQRGGRHPHISIEDKVFVETVGGDLTIKIEDNTSTGQGILSEPVDDKDQTLDDSEIYFAVVGNLILLKIRPYQEQQYRYFIFNHRLKTAQRLDALADACVLLPDGQGLIFPHGFYLQTGDNKLFDNGLREMLFEKRVVSPNGEDFLYVFFNKDHGTYLLLSYNRIAQRVDNPIVCHGYALFENGELCYFRADDEPKKHHAVQIWQTPYTAPDFQLPVTSDSYLYKLGNKEIVRAMSEVQEVLTLAGKDDSYAGLYLDLIRQTTALTDAYHWLREPAAQALAEPLAEIRQTATAAVEEFEKVQSLRKNTAQQTATVFQKADELTGRIRRSAPDTVTEFVQLLGELRGVRGEVISLKELRYVELPAVEKHAQDLEALSKEVALQTVEFLLRPDALLPYSQRVQAIADGVEQVQKTIEADQREQETAAVAQELELLIEVVSNLPIPDPTQTTAIIDNISTVYARFNQIRAALKRRRQALAGTEAQAEFTAQLKLLEQALTNYLDLADTPAKCDEYLTKLMVQLEELEGKFPDFDQFIEQLTTRREQVVEAFESKKTALVAARNQRATALLQSAERLLKAVQSRVSRLESVANINGYFAADVMVKKVRQTAQDLLSLGDSVKADDVQSRLKTLRENAVRQLRDRADLFADGGQTLRFGSHAFTVNTQPLELTVVLRDGDLHYHLTGTNFFQKITDPALLASRPVWEQTVVSENQDVYRAEFLAWRILQAAHHPAPANPEAGRTAVLSVPELTHLSAAELLTYVQQFMAARYQEGYLKGVHDHDAALLLMALVRLTRTADLLRYPADTRAAAALYWLRFADPDQRAHWERQLQGIGVLLQVFPDSQEFDQLKAELQAAVETFAAQTGLFTPEQVQEAGDYLFHELTHTGSFIISHEAADLYQKFEQQLHARHATDLFQQSITQLQDQPVAQFQLVRQWVQAARPHPPTPSPVGRGSLASADGSGLTLTQLQNPTNDNHQAPPLPEGRGPGGGVLETAVLLLTHTFDPARVVHTPTTETLEGFQGTHPRITTNNENQTTKNEYHLNFPDFRRRLLHYDRATVAQFEQFQETKKQLLARAAEEMRLEDFRPRVLTSFVRNQLIDKVYLPIIGANLAKQIGTAGEGKRTDLMGLLLLISPPGYGKTTLMEYVANRLGLIFMKINGPAIGHAVTSVDPAQAPNAGARQELEKLNLAFEMGDNVMIYVDDIQHCHPEFLQKFISLCDAQRKIEGVYQGRPRTYDFRGRKVAVVMAGNPYTESGDVFQLPDMLANRADIYNLGDILTAGSEDAFRLSYLENALTSNTALARLATQSPQDVPALIRLAETGQQDGLSFEGNHSPEELNEYVAVLGQLLRLRDVVAQVNAAYIASAAQADAYRTEPPFKLQGSYRNMNKLAEKVRPVMNDQEITDLLAAHYESEAQTLTSATEANLLKLRELLGWLTPEQAARWQQIKQTYLDNLRHSGPAQLLQMLEKLENIAGGLSGIREALKRE, from the coding sequence ATGAACCAACTCGAAACCGGCACCTACGAAATCCTGCGCAACCGCCTGCTCAAGAGCAGCACCGACCTGCGCCAGCGCCTCGATACGCTCAATGCGGAGCGCAAGCAGGTGTTCGGGGCCGTGGATACGCGCCTAATTGGCACCGGCCGCATCAGCACCGAAAACAACTGCGTGGCCTGGGATATGGTGCCGGTAGGCCAGCGGTTCATCTTTGGCTACAACGTGGTGCTGGGGCTGAAGGCCGAGCCGGATCTGGCCGACGTGTTTGGGGTGTACGAGTACGCCGGGCACGATTTCCGGCCGTTGGGGCTGGAGCTGCTGCAGCACCCGCAGTTTCTGGAGGAGTTCCGCAACCTGTACCGCTACTACAAGAACACCCAGTTCGTGAAGTTCGCCGTCATTGGCGTGCACTTGTTCATGGTGTTTCGGGTGGGCAAGAGTGCGTCGGATGTGAAGACGTTTAAGTGGCTGGTGCAGGGCGATACGCTGAGCTACCTCGACAACCGCTCCGACCACGAGTACACTTTCCCGCCCCAGCACGAGTTCCAGTGGAAGCGCGCCACCCGCGACATGCAGCGCGGCGGCCGGCACCCCCACATCAGCATCGAGGATAAGGTGTTCGTCGAAACCGTGGGCGGCGACCTGACCATCAAAATCGAGGACAACACCAGCACCGGGCAGGGCATTCTGAGCGAGCCGGTGGACGACAAGGACCAGACCCTCGACGACTCGGAAATCTACTTCGCCGTGGTCGGCAACCTGATTCTGCTCAAGATCCGGCCCTACCAGGAGCAGCAGTACCGCTACTTCATCTTCAATCACCGGCTCAAAACCGCCCAGCGCCTCGACGCCCTGGCCGATGCCTGCGTGCTGCTGCCTGATGGCCAGGGCCTGATTTTCCCGCACGGCTTCTACCTGCAAACCGGCGACAACAAGCTGTTCGACAACGGCCTACGCGAGATGCTGTTTGAGAAGCGCGTGGTGTCGCCGAACGGGGAGGATTTCCTGTACGTGTTCTTCAACAAGGACCACGGCACCTACCTGCTGCTGAGCTACAACCGCATTGCCCAGCGCGTGGATAACCCCATTGTGTGCCACGGCTACGCGCTGTTTGAGAACGGCGAGTTGTGCTACTTCCGCGCCGACGACGAGCCCAAGAAGCACCACGCCGTGCAGATCTGGCAGACGCCCTACACCGCCCCCGATTTCCAACTGCCCGTCACCTCCGACTCCTACCTCTACAAGCTGGGCAACAAGGAAATCGTGCGGGCCATGAGCGAGGTGCAGGAAGTCCTGACCCTGGCCGGCAAGGACGACTCCTACGCCGGCCTCTACCTCGACCTGATCCGCCAGACCACCGCCCTCACCGACGCCTACCACTGGCTGCGCGAGCCCGCGGCCCAGGCCCTGGCCGAGCCCCTGGCCGAAATCCGCCAGACGGCCACGGCGGCCGTGGAGGAGTTCGAGAAGGTGCAGAGCTTGCGCAAGAACACGGCCCAGCAAACGGCCACCGTGTTTCAGAAAGCCGACGAGCTGACCGGCCGCATCCGCCGCTCGGCTCCCGATACCGTCACGGAGTTTGTGCAGCTGCTGGGCGAGCTGCGCGGGGTGCGGGGCGAGGTTATTTCGCTGAAGGAGCTGCGCTACGTGGAGCTACCGGCCGTGGAAAAGCACGCCCAGGACCTGGAGGCGCTGAGCAAGGAGGTGGCGCTGCAAACCGTGGAGTTCCTGCTCCGGCCCGATGCCCTTCTGCCCTATTCCCAGCGCGTGCAGGCCATTGCCGACGGCGTAGAGCAGGTGCAGAAAACCATCGAAGCCGACCAGCGCGAGCAGGAAACCGCCGCCGTGGCCCAGGAGCTGGAGCTGCTGATTGAGGTGGTGAGCAACCTACCCATCCCCGACCCCACCCAGACCACGGCCATCATCGACAACATCTCGACGGTGTACGCCCGCTTCAACCAGATTCGGGCGGCCCTGAAGCGGCGGCGGCAGGCGCTGGCCGGCACCGAGGCCCAGGCCGAATTTACGGCCCAGCTCAAGCTGCTGGAACAGGCCCTCACCAACTACCTCGACCTGGCCGACACCCCCGCCAAGTGCGACGAGTACCTGACCAAGCTCATGGTGCAGCTGGAAGAGCTGGAAGGCAAGTTTCCCGACTTCGACCAGTTCATTGAGCAGCTGACCACCCGCCGCGAGCAGGTGGTGGAAGCCTTCGAGTCGAAGAAAACCGCCTTGGTGGCCGCCCGCAACCAGCGCGCCACCGCCCTGCTGCAAAGCGCGGAGCGGCTGCTGAAGGCAGTGCAGAGCCGCGTCAGCCGGCTGGAATCGGTGGCCAACATCAACGGCTACTTTGCCGCCGACGTGATGGTGAAAAAGGTGCGCCAGACCGCCCAGGACCTGCTCAGCCTCGGCGACTCGGTGAAGGCCGACGACGTGCAGAGCCGCCTGAAAACCCTGCGCGAAAACGCCGTGCGCCAGCTCCGCGACCGGGCCGACCTGTTCGCCGACGGCGGCCAGACCCTGCGCTTCGGCTCCCACGCCTTTACCGTGAACACCCAGCCCCTGGAGCTGACCGTGGTGCTGCGCGACGGCGACCTGCACTACCACCTCACCGGCACCAACTTCTTCCAGAAGATAACCGACCCGGCCCTGCTGGCCTCCCGGCCCGTGTGGGAGCAAACCGTGGTATCAGAAAACCAGGACGTGTACCGGGCCGAATTTCTGGCCTGGCGCATCCTGCAGGCCGCCCACCATCCCGCCCCCGCCAACCCCGAGGCCGGCCGCACCGCCGTGTTGTCGGTGCCCGAGCTAACTCATCTGAGCGCCGCCGAGCTGCTCACCTACGTGCAGCAGTTTATGGCTGCGCGCTACCAGGAAGGCTACCTCAAAGGCGTGCACGACCACGACGCCGCCCTGCTGCTCATGGCCCTGGTGCGCCTCACCCGCACCGCCGACCTGCTCCGCTACCCGGCAGATACCCGCGCCGCAGCCGCCCTCTACTGGCTGCGCTTCGCCGACCCCGACCAGCGCGCCCACTGGGAGCGGCAGCTGCAGGGCATCGGCGTGCTACTGCAGGTCTTCCCCGATTCGCAGGAGTTCGACCAGCTTAAAGCCGAGCTGCAAGCCGCGGTCGAAACCTTTGCCGCCCAAACCGGCCTCTTCACGCCAGAACAGGTGCAGGAAGCCGGAGACTACCTGTTTCACGAGCTCACCCACACCGGCTCCTTCATCATCTCCCACGAAGCCGCCGACCTCTACCAGAAGTTCGAGCAGCAGCTCCACGCCCGCCACGCCACCGACCTGTTCCAACAGTCCATCACCCAGCTCCAGGACCAGCCCGTAGCCCAGTTCCAGTTGGTGCGCCAGTGGGTGCAGGCGGCCAGACCCCACCCCCCAACCCCCTCCCCGGTGGGGAGGGGGAGCCTCGCGTCAGCAGACGGCTCTGGTTTAACACTAACCCAACTACAAAATCCCACCAACGATAATCATCAGGCTCCCCCTCTCCCGGAGGGGAGGGGGCCGGGGGGTGGGGTCCTCGAAACCGCCGTCCTACTCCTCACCCACACCTTCGACCCCGCCCGCGTAGTCCACACGCCCACCACCGAAACCCTCGAAGGTTTCCAGGGCACCCACCCGCGCATCACCACGAACAACGAAAACCAAACAACGAAAAACGAATACCACCTCAACTTCCCCGATTTCCGCCGCCGCCTGCTGCACTACGACCGCGCCACCGTGGCCCAGTTCGAGCAGTTTCAGGAGACGAAAAAGCAGCTGCTGGCTCGGGCCGCCGAGGAAATGCGCCTGGAAGACTTCCGGCCCCGCGTGCTCACGTCCTTCGTGCGCAATCAGCTGATTGATAAAGTGTACCTGCCCATCATCGGGGCCAACCTAGCCAAGCAGATCGGGACGGCCGGCGAGGGCAAGCGCACCGACCTGATGGGGCTGCTGCTGCTGATTTCGCCGCCCGGCTACGGCAAAACCACCCTCATGGAGTACGTGGCCAATCGCCTGGGCCTCATCTTTATGAAAATCAACGGCCCGGCCATCGGCCACGCCGTGACCAGCGTAGACCCCGCCCAGGCCCCCAACGCCGGGGCGCGGCAGGAGCTGGAGAAGCTGAATCTGGCCTTCGAGATGGGCGACAACGTGATGATTTACGTCGACGACATCCAGCACTGCCACCCCGAGTTTCTGCAGAAGTTCATCTCGCTCTGCGACGCCCAGCGCAAGATTGAGGGCGTGTACCAGGGCCGCCCCCGCACCTACGACTTCCGGGGCCGCAAAGTGGCCGTGGTAATGGCCGGCAACCCCTACACCGAAAGCGGCGACGTGTTCCAGCTGCCCGACATGCTGGCCAACCGCGCCGACATCTACAACCTCGGCGACATCCTCACGGCCGGCTCCGAAGACGCATTCCGCCTCTCCTACCTCGAAAACGCCCTTACCAGCAACACGGCCCTGGCTCGCCTCGCCACCCAAAGCCCCCAGGACGTGCCCGCCCTCATCCGCCTCGCCGAAACCGGCCAGCAGGACGGCCTCAGCTTCGAGGGAAACCACTCCCCCGAGGAGCTCAACGAGTACGTAGCGGTGCTCGGCCAGCTGCTGCGCCTGCGCGACGTGGTGGCCCAGGTAAATGCCGCCTACATTGCCAGCGCCGCCCAGGCCGACGCCTACCGCACCGAGCCACCGTTCAAGCTGCAGGGCTCCTACCGCAACATGAACAAGCTGGCCGAGAAAGTCCGCCCCGTGATGAATGACCAGGAAATAACGGACCTGCTGGCCGCCCACTACGAAAGCGAAGCCCAAACCCTGACCAGCGCCACCGAAGCCAACCTGCTCAAGCTGCGCGAGCTGCTCGGCTGGCTCACCCCCGAGCAAGCCGCCCGCTGGCAGCAAATCAAGCAAACCTACCTCGACAACCTCCGCCACTCCGGCCCCGCCCAGCTCCTCCAAATGCTCGAGAAACTGGAAAACATTGCCGGCGGCCTAAGCGGCATCCGGGAAGCGCTAAAACGCGAGTAA
- a CDS encoding endonuclease domain-containing protein, which translates to MDQDSDEQSPYPFGMYTTDAKRWVKSLKEYARANRKNPTPAENHLWQELRAHKLGVQFRRQHAIQQFIVDFVCLQAWLIIEVDGSIHADIDQAEYDGGRTHNLQEAGFLVLRFTNEEVLHNTPQVLQTIREHLQLLLPTSQG; encoded by the coding sequence ATGGATCAGGATTCTGATGAGCAGTCGCCTTACCCGTTTGGCATGTACACGACGGATGCGAAGCGGTGGGTTAAGAGCTTAAAGGAATATGCTCGTGCTAATCGCAAGAACCCAACTCCGGCTGAAAACCACCTTTGGCAAGAACTGCGCGCCCACAAGCTAGGTGTGCAGTTCCGCCGCCAGCACGCTATTCAGCAATTTATCGTTGACTTCGTTTGCTTGCAGGCCTGGCTAATTATTGAAGTTGATGGCAGCATTCATGCCGACATCGACCAGGCCGAATACGATGGCGGCCGCACTCACAACTTACAGGAAGCCGGATTTCTAGTGCTGCGGTTCACCAACGAGGAAGTACTGCACAACACGCCCCAAGTGCTCCAAACCATCCGGGAGCATCTACAACTACTGCTCCCAACCTCCCAAGGCTAA
- a CDS encoding flotillin family protein: MIGQLSLAVLVLLGVFLLGIIAVVARMYKKAVQGEALVRTGMGDTKVSFTGIFIVPVLHKLEVMDIKLKTIIIQRAGSEGLVCKDNLRADVKVNFFVRVNKTHDDVLNVAQSIGAHRASDPAALENLFDAKFSEALKTVGKHFDFIELYNSREQFKQEILRIIGTDLNGYVLDDCAIDYLEQTPLTALNQDNILDAEGIKKIIALTSEQKIQANSIQREQQKTIKKQDVEAQETILQLEKQLIENQEKQKREIANIKAREVAEAAKVQQEETLKSEKARIATEEEVRIAEQNRDRQVLVAERNKQRTDAVETERVAQAKALEINERERIVALAQIEKEKALEEEKKNIQTIIRERITVEKATVQEEEKIKDTRAQALAEREKLVALTAAKQQAEAATVTLVGNADMERQAAEFRAKQALIDAEAEKAAAEFKGQAIRTLAEAEASKATAVGLAEAQVMQAKATARQKEGETEAAVLQLTAAAEAQAIQAKAGAQAEADEKLGLVAAKVNREKGQADADIIQFRADADQKKGLAEAAVSEQKFAVEAKGIEAKADAMKKLDGVGKDHEEFKLRLDKDKSVELAQINIQKDIAASQAGVIGEALKAAKIDIVGGETMFFDQIIGSITKGKMIDRTVHNSEVLGTVKDAFFSPDGGGDFKTNLRRFVDQFGLSSEEIKNLSVSALLLKMMNQAGDDATRATITQLAGTAVALGIGDKPARML; encoded by the coding sequence ATGATTGGTCAACTTTCCCTCGCCGTGCTGGTGTTGCTCGGCGTATTCCTGCTCGGCATTATTGCCGTGGTGGCGCGCATGTATAAAAAGGCCGTGCAGGGCGAGGCCCTGGTGCGCACCGGCATGGGCGACACGAAGGTGTCGTTTACTGGTATCTTCATTGTGCCGGTGCTGCACAAGCTGGAGGTGATGGACATCAAGCTCAAAACCATCATCATCCAGCGGGCCGGCTCCGAGGGGCTGGTGTGCAAAGACAACCTGCGGGCCGACGTGAAGGTGAACTTCTTCGTGCGCGTCAACAAAACCCACGACGACGTGCTGAATGTGGCCCAGAGCATCGGGGCACACCGCGCCTCCGACCCGGCCGCGCTGGAAAACCTCTTCGACGCCAAGTTCTCCGAAGCCCTCAAAACCGTGGGCAAGCACTTCGATTTCATTGAGCTCTACAACTCCCGCGAGCAGTTCAAGCAGGAAATCCTGCGCATCATCGGCACCGACCTCAACGGCTACGTGCTCGACGACTGCGCCATCGACTACCTGGAGCAAACCCCGCTCACGGCCCTCAACCAGGACAACATTCTGGACGCCGAGGGTATCAAGAAGATTATTGCTTTGACTTCGGAGCAGAAAATCCAGGCCAACTCCATCCAGCGCGAGCAGCAGAAAACCATCAAGAAGCAGGATGTGGAAGCCCAGGAAACCATTCTGCAGCTGGAAAAGCAGCTGATTGAAAACCAGGAAAAGCAGAAGCGCGAAATTGCCAACATCAAGGCCCGGGAAGTGGCCGAGGCGGCCAAGGTGCAGCAGGAAGAAACCCTGAAATCGGAGAAGGCGCGCATTGCCACCGAGGAGGAAGTCCGCATTGCCGAGCAGAACCGCGACCGGCAGGTGCTGGTGGCCGAGCGCAACAAACAGCGCACCGACGCCGTGGAAACCGAGCGCGTAGCCCAGGCCAAAGCCCTGGAAATAAACGAGCGGGAGCGGATTGTGGCCCTGGCCCAGATTGAAAAGGAGAAGGCCCTGGAAGAAGAGAAAAAGAACATCCAGACCATTATCCGGGAGCGAATCACGGTGGAAAAGGCCACGGTGCAGGAAGAAGAAAAAATCAAGGATACCCGCGCCCAGGCCCTGGCCGAGCGCGAAAAGCTGGTGGCCCTGACGGCCGCCAAGCAGCAGGCCGAAGCCGCGACCGTCACGCTGGTAGGCAATGCCGATATGGAGCGCCAGGCCGCCGAGTTCCGCGCCAAGCAGGCCCTCATTGATGCCGAAGCCGAGAAGGCCGCCGCCGAGTTCAAGGGCCAGGCCATCCGCACGCTGGCCGAAGCTGAGGCCAGCAAAGCCACGGCCGTGGGTCTGGCCGAAGCGCAGGTGATGCAGGCCAAAGCCACCGCCCGCCAGAAGGAAGGCGAAACCGAAGCCGCCGTGCTCCAGCTCACCGCCGCCGCCGAGGCCCAGGCCATCCAGGCCAAAGCCGGCGCCCAGGCCGAAGCCGACGAGAAGCTGGGCTTGGTTGCCGCCAAAGTGAACCGCGAGAAAGGCCAGGCCGACGCCGACATCATCCAGTTCCGCGCCGACGCCGACCAGAAAAAAGGCTTGGCCGAAGCGGCCGTATCGGAGCAGAAATTCGCGGTGGAAGCCAAGGGCATCGAAGCCAAGGCCGACGCCATGAAGAAGCTCGACGGTGTGGGCAAAGACCACGAGGAGTTCAAGCTGCGCCTCGACAAGGACAAATCGGTGGAGCTGGCCCAGATCAACATTCAGAAGGACATTGCCGCCTCCCAAGCCGGTGTTATCGGCGAGGCCCTCAAGGCCGCCAAAATCGACATTGTGGGCGGCGAGACGATGTTCTTCGACCAGATCATCGGCTCCATCACCAAGGGCAAGATGATTGACCGCACGGTGCACAACTCCGAAGTGCTGGGCACCGTGAAGGACGCCTTCTTCAGCCCCGACGGCGGCGGCGACTTCAAAACCAACCTGCGCCGCTTCGTGGACCAGTTCGGCCTCAGCTCGGAGGAAATCAAGAACCTGAGCGTCTCGGCCCTGCTGCTCAAAATGATGAACCAGGCCGGCGACGACGCCACCCGCGCCACCATCACGCAGCTGGCCGGCACGGCTGTGGCGCTGGGCATCGGGGATAAGCCGGCGCGGATGCTGTAA
- a CDS encoding OB-fold-containig protein, producing the protein MTELAQAALSPPNLVASGLLIFVLLYWLTVILGLLDFKTLDLHLDADGGLTEAPHDPHLSVAWLNGALAFFNLGRVPLMVFVSFVALPLWVGSILTNYYTHNTSWLLGLVFCLPLLVGSLLVAKVLTTPFVKLFATLEKDQAGTNPIGKICTVLLPASHEHLGQAVVKANGDTLMLNVKAASAATELHKGDTALIIDYSARSRCYLIEPYDDAR; encoded by the coding sequence ATGACCGAATTAGCCCAAGCCGCGCTTTCCCCGCCTAATCTGGTGGCTTCGGGCTTGCTGATTTTCGTGCTGCTCTACTGGCTCACGGTTATCCTCGGGCTGCTCGACTTTAAAACCCTGGACCTGCACCTAGACGCCGACGGCGGCCTGACCGAAGCGCCCCACGACCCGCACCTGAGCGTAGCCTGGCTGAACGGCGCCCTGGCCTTTTTCAACCTGGGCCGGGTGCCGCTGATGGTGTTCGTGAGCTTCGTGGCCCTGCCGCTCTGGGTGGGTAGCATCCTGACCAACTATTACACCCACAACACTTCCTGGCTGCTCGGCTTAGTCTTTTGCCTGCCGCTGCTGGTCGGCAGCCTGCTGGTGGCCAAGGTGCTGACCACCCCGTTTGTGAAGCTTTTCGCCACGCTGGAAAAAGACCAGGCGGGTACCAACCCCATCGGTAAAATCTGCACGGTGCTGCTGCCCGCCTCCCACGAGCACCTGGGCCAGGCCGTGGTGAAGGCCAACGGCGACACGCTGATGCTGAACGTGAAGGCCGCCTCGGCCGCCACCGAGCTGCACAAGGGCGACACCGCCCTGATTATCGACTACAGTGCCCGCAGCCGCTGCTATTTAATTGAGCCCTACGACGATGCCCGCTAA
- a CDS encoding PspA/IM30 family protein, with amino-acid sequence MNIFSRLFKIGQSEAHSAVDQLEDPIKMTEQGLRDLRQDLDKSLHALAEVKAMVIRARNEGADFRAKALDYENKAVLLLQRAHKGDLPAAEADRLAGEALLKKAENEAHAARAAADQEKFAASAAQLDQNVQQLKTTISQWDNELKTLKARVTVSTATKTINQQLAQIDSSGTVSLLERMKERVAAEEALAESYGQIAQESRSVDQEIDQALQRSGAGQAATDLQALKDKLGLNSPPH; translated from the coding sequence ATGAACATTTTCAGCCGCCTCTTCAAAATCGGGCAGTCGGAAGCCCATTCCGCCGTCGACCAACTGGAAGACCCCATCAAGATGACCGAGCAGGGCCTGCGCGACCTGCGCCAGGACCTGGACAAGAGTCTGCACGCCCTGGCCGAGGTGAAGGCCATGGTGATTCGGGCCCGCAACGAGGGCGCCGACTTCCGGGCCAAGGCCCTGGACTACGAAAACAAGGCCGTGCTTTTGCTCCAGCGCGCCCACAAGGGCGACCTGCCCGCGGCCGAGGCCGACCGGCTGGCCGGCGAGGCCCTGCTGAAAAAGGCCGAAAACGAAGCCCACGCCGCCCGCGCGGCCGCCGACCAGGAGAAGTTTGCCGCCTCGGCCGCCCAGCTCGACCAGAACGTGCAGCAGCTCAAAACCACCATCAGCCAGTGGGACAACGAGCTGAAAACGCTCAAGGCCCGCGTCACGGTGAGCACCGCCACCAAGACAATCAACCAGCAGCTGGCCCAGATCGACTCCTCGGGCACGGTGAGCTTGCTGGAGCGGATGAAGGAGCGCGTGGCCGCCGAGGAAGCCCTGGCCGAATCCTACGGGCAGATTGCCCAGGAAAGCCGCTCCGTCGACCAGGAAATCGACCAGGCTTTGCAACGGAGCGGGGCCGGGCAGGCCGCCACCGACTTGCAGGCGCTGAAGGACAAGCTGGGCCTGAACTCGCCGCCGCATTAA
- a CDS encoding type III secretion system chaperone family protein, with protein MADAYFTKIHRYLLELGFDIHHQDPAVNILVVSRPELGIEHLVLGCGEPLLILEQHLLDLPGPSCEVYQRLLQKNRDIIHGAFVLDDSGRKVIFRDTLQLEHLDLPELEAVFNSLALLLSEFSDELIAFSKA; from the coding sequence ATGGCCGACGCCTACTTCACCAAAATCCACCGCTACTTACTGGAGCTCGGCTTCGACATTCACCACCAGGACCCAGCCGTCAACATTCTGGTCGTGAGCCGGCCCGAGCTGGGCATTGAGCATCTGGTGCTGGGCTGCGGCGAGCCGCTGCTCATTCTGGAGCAGCACCTGCTGGATTTGCCCGGCCCGAGCTGCGAGGTGTACCAGCGCCTGCTCCAGAAAAACCGCGACATCATCCACGGCGCCTTCGTGCTCGACGACTCGGGCCGCAAGGTCATTTTCCGCGACACGCTGCAGCTCGAACACCTCGATTTGCCCGAGCTGGAAGCGGTGTTCAACTCTTTGGCCCTGCTGCTGAGCGAATTCAGCGACGAGCTGATTGCCTTTTCGAAAGCCTAA
- a CDS encoding XRE family transcriptional regulator, with the protein MSYVGKNIRKIRTVKKLSQAAFAELFGLARPSVGAYEEGRSEPKMETLIQIAQHFGLSVDLLLTKELTVNELYHFDIYQKEAAPAPAAQPAARADQQAHVTPFVPAARLLEYIVQHHDSAFLDALPPLTFPHTLGPATRAFEIVGAEMQHQQQGLRHQDVILCRRVDLAAPNLRVQRVYAFVTQSKLLVRRLAERISPTHLRLRADNPDYGTEEFALDQALEIWEVKAVFTTHLRPPSTLEERLTRLERQVEELLARLSEQDD; encoded by the coding sequence ATGTCCTACGTTGGTAAGAACATCCGCAAGATCAGAACGGTCAAGAAGCTGAGTCAGGCCGCTTTTGCCGAATTATTCGGCCTGGCCCGGCCCAGCGTGGGCGCTTACGAAGAAGGCCGCTCCGAGCCGAAAATGGAGACGCTGATTCAGATTGCTCAGCATTTTGGCTTATCCGTCGACTTGCTACTAACGAAAGAGCTGACGGTAAATGAGCTCTACCACTTCGATATTTACCAGAAGGAAGCCGCGCCCGCGCCGGCCGCTCAGCCCGCCGCCCGGGCCGACCAGCAGGCCCACGTAACGCCCTTCGTGCCGGCCGCCCGCCTGCTCGAATACATCGTGCAGCACCACGACTCAGCCTTTCTGGATGCACTGCCCCCGCTCACGTTTCCGCACACGCTGGGGCCGGCCACCCGCGCCTTCGAGATAGTAGGGGCCGAAATGCAGCACCAGCAGCAGGGCCTGCGCCACCAGGACGTCATCCTGTGCCGCCGCGTCGATTTGGCCGCGCCCAACCTGCGGGTGCAGCGCGTCTACGCCTTCGTAACCCAGAGCAAGCTGCTGGTACGCCGCCTGGCCGAGCGAATTTCGCCCACCCACCTGCGGCTGCGGGCCGATAACCCCGACTACGGTACCGAGGAGTTTGCCCTCGACCAGGCCCTGGAAATCTGGGAGGTGAAGGCCGTGTTTACCACCCACTTGCGGCCCCCGTCCACGCTGGAGGAGCGCCTCACGCGCCTGGAGCGGCAGGTAGAGGAGCTGCTGGCCCGCCTCAGCGAGCAGGACGACTAA